The Arachis duranensis cultivar V14167 chromosome 2, aradu.V14167.gnm2.J7QH, whole genome shotgun sequence genome has a window encoding:
- the LOC107473455 gene encoding signal recognition particle 9 kDa protein translates to MVYITSWDEFVERSVQLFRADPDATRYVMKYRHCDGKLVLKVTDNRECLKYKTDQAQEAKKMEKLNNIFFTLMARGPEVDLSEVTGKEQTDAQPTKRGRGRKQ, encoded by the exons ATGGTTTACATAACATCATGGGACGAGTTTGTTGAACGATCTGTTCAGCTCTTCCGTGCTGATCCTGACGCT ACGCGGTATGTCATGAAGTACAGGCACTGTGATGGCAAATTGGTACTCAAGGTCACAGATAATCGGGAG TGTCTGAAGTATAAGACTGATCAAGCACAAGAGGCCAAGAAAATGGAAAAACTGAACAATATATTCTTTACTTTGATGGCCCGGGGACCAGAAG TGGATCTATCAGAAGTCACTGGCAAAGAACAAACGGATGCACAACCGACcaaaagaggaagaggaaggaaACAATAG